The proteins below come from a single Sorghum bicolor cultivar BTx623 chromosome 4, Sorghum_bicolor_NCBIv3, whole genome shotgun sequence genomic window:
- the LOC8082952 gene encoding probable histone deacetylase 19 isoform X2, which translates to MDPSSAGSGGNSLPSVGADGQKRRVCYFYDSDVGNYYYGQGHPMKPHRIRMTHSLLARYGLLNQMQVYRPNPARDRDLCRFHADDYINFLRSVTPETQQDQIRLLKRFNVGEDCPVFDGLYSFCQTYAGASVGGAVKLNHGHDIAINWSGGLHHAKKCEASGFCYVNDIVLAILELLKHHERVLYVDIDIHHGDGVEEAFYTTDRVMTVSFHKFGDYFPGTGDIRDIGHSKGKYYSLNVPLDDGIDDESYQSLFKPIMGKVMEVFRPGAVVLQCGADSLSGDRLGCFNLSIRGHAECVRYMRSFNVPLLLLGGGGYTIRNVARCWCYETGVALGQELEDKMPVNEYYEYFGPDYTLHVAPSNMENKNTRNQLDDIRSKLLDNLSKLRHAPSVQFQERVPDTEVPEPDEDQDDPDERHDPDSDMEVDDHKAVEESARRSIPGIKVKREFGENETKVQDGGRIASDHRGVEPMAEDIGSSKQAPADASAMAVDEPSNVKNEPESSTKLQDQAAAYHKP; encoded by the exons atggacCCGTCATCGGCGGGCTCCGGCGGCAACTCCCTCCCGTCCGTTGGCGCCGACGGGCAGAAGCGGCGCGTGTGCTACTTCTACGACTCGGATGTGGGCAACTACTACTACGGGCAGGGCCATCCGATGAAGCCGCACCGCATCCGGATGACGCACTCGCTGCTGGCGCGCTACGGCCTCCTCAACCAGATGCAGGTGTACCGCCCCAACCCGGCCCGCGACCGCGACCTCTGCCGCTTCCACGCCGACGACTACATCAACTTCCTGCGCTCCGTCACGCCCGAGACGCAGCAGGACCAGATCCGCCTGCTCAAGCGCTTCAACGTCGGCGAGGACTGCCCCGTCTTCGACGGCCTCTACAGCTTCTGCCAGACCTACGCGGGCGCCTCCGTCGGCGGGGCCGTCAAGCTCAACCACGGCCACGACATCGCAATCAACTGGTCCGGCGGCCTGCACCACGCCAAAAAGTGCGAGGCGTCGGGCTTCTGCTACGTCAACGACATCGTGCTCGCCATACTCGAGCTGCTCAAGCATCACGAG AGAGTTCTGTATGTCGACATCGATATCCACCATGGGGATGGAGTGGAGGAGGCTTTCTACACAACAGACAGGGTTATGACAGTCTCGTTCCACAAGTTTGGGGATTATTTCCCAGGAACAGGGGATATCCGTGACATTGGGCACTCAAAGGGGAAGTACTACTCCCTGAATGTCCCTCTGGATGATGGGATTGATGATGAAAGCTACCAGTCTCTTTTCAAGCCAATCATGGGCAAAGTTATGGAGGTTTTCCGCCCTGGTGCAGTTGTGCTTCAGTGTGGTGCTGATTCCTTGTCTGGGGATAGGTTGGGTTGCTTCAACCTCTCAATCAGAGGTCATGCGGAATGTGTTAGGTACATGAGGTCTTTCAACGTTCCATTGTTGCTCCTTGGCggtggtggatataccataagaAATGTTGCACGCTGTTGGTGTTATGAG ACGGGAGTTGCTCTTGGCCAAGAGCTTGAAGACAAGATGCCTGTCAACGAGTACTATGAATACTTCGGTCCAGATTACACTCTTCATGTTGCACCAAGTAACATGGAGAACAAAAATACACGAAACCAACTGGATGATATAAGATCTAAACTTCTGGATAATCTTTCAAAACTTCGACATGCTCCTAGCGTCCAGTTTCAAGAGAGAGTTCCTGACACCGAAGTACCTGAG CCAGATGAAGATCAAGATGATCCAGATGAACGGCATGATCCTGACTCTGATATGGAAGTGGATGATCACAAGGCTGTGGAAGAGTCAGCGag GAGGAGCATTCCAGGTATAAAAGTTAAGAGAGAATTTGGTGAAAATGAGACCAAAGTGCAG GATGGTGGCAGAATTGCATCTGACCATAGAGGAGTGGAACCCATGGCAGAAGACATTGGTTCTTCCAAGCAAGCTCCT GCGGATGCCAGTGCGATGGCTGTTGATGAGCCAAGCAATGTTAAGAATGAACCTGAGAGCTCAACTAAATTGCAAGATCAAGCAGCTGCATACCACAAGCCATAA
- the LOC8082952 gene encoding probable histone deacetylase 19 isoform X1, giving the protein MDPSSAGSGGNSLPSVGADGQKRRVCYFYDSDVGNYYYGQGHPMKPHRIRMTHSLLARYGLLNQMQVYRPNPARDRDLCRFHADDYINFLRSVTPETQQDQIRLLKRFNVGEDCPVFDGLYSFCQTYAGASVGGAVKLNHGHDIAINWSGGLHHAKKCEASGFCYVNDIVLAILELLKHHERVLYVDIDIHHGDGVEEAFYTTDRVMTVSFHKFGDYFPGTGDIRDIGHSKGKYYSLNVPLDDGIDDESYQSLFKPIMGKVMEVFRPGAVVLQCGADSLSGDRLGCFNLSIRGHAECVRYMRSFNVPLLLLGGGGYTIRNVARCWCYETGVALGQELEDKMPVNEYYEYFGPDYTLHVAPSNMENKNTRNQLDDIRSKLLDNLSKLRHAPSVQFQERVPDTEVPEPDEDQDDPDERHDPDSDMEVDDHKAVEESARRSIPGIKVKREFGENETKVQDGGRIASDHRGVEPMAEDIGSSKQAPQADASAMAVDEPSNVKNEPESSTKLQDQAAAYHKP; this is encoded by the exons atggacCCGTCATCGGCGGGCTCCGGCGGCAACTCCCTCCCGTCCGTTGGCGCCGACGGGCAGAAGCGGCGCGTGTGCTACTTCTACGACTCGGATGTGGGCAACTACTACTACGGGCAGGGCCATCCGATGAAGCCGCACCGCATCCGGATGACGCACTCGCTGCTGGCGCGCTACGGCCTCCTCAACCAGATGCAGGTGTACCGCCCCAACCCGGCCCGCGACCGCGACCTCTGCCGCTTCCACGCCGACGACTACATCAACTTCCTGCGCTCCGTCACGCCCGAGACGCAGCAGGACCAGATCCGCCTGCTCAAGCGCTTCAACGTCGGCGAGGACTGCCCCGTCTTCGACGGCCTCTACAGCTTCTGCCAGACCTACGCGGGCGCCTCCGTCGGCGGGGCCGTCAAGCTCAACCACGGCCACGACATCGCAATCAACTGGTCCGGCGGCCTGCACCACGCCAAAAAGTGCGAGGCGTCGGGCTTCTGCTACGTCAACGACATCGTGCTCGCCATACTCGAGCTGCTCAAGCATCACGAG AGAGTTCTGTATGTCGACATCGATATCCACCATGGGGATGGAGTGGAGGAGGCTTTCTACACAACAGACAGGGTTATGACAGTCTCGTTCCACAAGTTTGGGGATTATTTCCCAGGAACAGGGGATATCCGTGACATTGGGCACTCAAAGGGGAAGTACTACTCCCTGAATGTCCCTCTGGATGATGGGATTGATGATGAAAGCTACCAGTCTCTTTTCAAGCCAATCATGGGCAAAGTTATGGAGGTTTTCCGCCCTGGTGCAGTTGTGCTTCAGTGTGGTGCTGATTCCTTGTCTGGGGATAGGTTGGGTTGCTTCAACCTCTCAATCAGAGGTCATGCGGAATGTGTTAGGTACATGAGGTCTTTCAACGTTCCATTGTTGCTCCTTGGCggtggtggatataccataagaAATGTTGCACGCTGTTGGTGTTATGAG ACGGGAGTTGCTCTTGGCCAAGAGCTTGAAGACAAGATGCCTGTCAACGAGTACTATGAATACTTCGGTCCAGATTACACTCTTCATGTTGCACCAAGTAACATGGAGAACAAAAATACACGAAACCAACTGGATGATATAAGATCTAAACTTCTGGATAATCTTTCAAAACTTCGACATGCTCCTAGCGTCCAGTTTCAAGAGAGAGTTCCTGACACCGAAGTACCTGAG CCAGATGAAGATCAAGATGATCCAGATGAACGGCATGATCCTGACTCTGATATGGAAGTGGATGATCACAAGGCTGTGGAAGAGTCAGCGag GAGGAGCATTCCAGGTATAAAAGTTAAGAGAGAATTTGGTGAAAATGAGACCAAAGTGCAG GATGGTGGCAGAATTGCATCTGACCATAGAGGAGTGGAACCCATGGCAGAAGACATTGGTTCTTCCAAGCAAGCTCCT CAGGCGGATGCCAGTGCGATGGCTGTTGATGAGCCAAGCAATGTTAAGAATGAACCTGAGAGCTCAACTAAATTGCAAGATCAAGCAGCTGCATACCACAAGCCATAA